From a single Hypanus sabinus isolate sHypSab1 unplaced genomic scaffold, sHypSab1.hap1 scaffold_489, whole genome shotgun sequence genomic region:
- the LOC132389175 gene encoding gastrula zinc finger protein XlCGF26.1-like yields the protein MAHQRVHTREQAFTCTVCGKGFTASSNLQRHQRVHTGEKPFTCTVCGKGFTQSSHLQSHQRVHTGEKPFICSVCGKGFTQSSQLQSHQQVHTGEKPFTCSVCGKGFSQSSNLQNHQRVHTGEKPFTCSECGIGFTQSSQLLAHQSVHNGEWPFTCSVCGKGFTQSSHLQSHQRVHTREKPFTCSVCGKGFTQSSQLQNHQRHHTEEWLFTCSECGKRFTQSSTLLSHQRVHTGEKPFTCSECGKRFTHSSTLQRHQRVHTGERPFTCSVCGKGFTRSSILQSHQRVHTGEKPFTCSVCGKGFTHLSSLQSHQRVHTGERPLTCSDCGKSFTRSSQLLAHQSVHTGEKPFTCSVCGKGFTQSSSLQSHQRFHTGERPFNLDCGIGFTRSSQLLAHQSVHSGDWPLL from the coding sequence atggcacaccaacgtgttcacaccagggagcaggcattcacctgcacagtctgtgggaagggattcactgcgtcatccaacctacagagacatcagcgagttcacacgggggagaagccattcacctgcacagtctgtgggaagggattcactcagtcatcccacctacagagtcatcagcgagttcacactggggagaagccgttcatttgctcagtctgtgggaagggattcactcagtcatcccaactacagagtcatcagcaagttcacactggggagaagccattcacctgctcagtctgtgggaagggattctctcagtcatccaacctacagaatcatcagcgagttcacactggggagaagccgttcacctgttcagaatgtgggataggattcactcagtcatcccaactactggcacatcagtcagttcataatggggagtggccattcacctgctcagtctgtgggaagggattcactcagtcatcccacctacagagtcatcagcgagttcacactagagagaagccgttcacctgctcagtctgtgggaagggattcactcagtcatcccaactacagaatcatcagcgacaTCACACTGAGGagtggctgttcacctgctcagaatgtgggaaaagattcactcagtcatccaccctactgagtcatcagcgtgttcacactggggagaagccgttcacctgctcagaatgtgggaaaagattcactcactcatccaccctacagagacaccagcgagttcacactggggagaggccattcacctgctcagtctgtgggaagggattcactcggtcatccatcctacagagtcatcagcgagttcacactggggagaagccgttcacctgctcagtctgtgggaagggattcactcatttatccagcctacagagtcatcagcgagttcacactggggagaggccattaacctgctcagactgtgggaagagtttcactcggtcatcccaactactggcacaccagtcagttcatactggggagaagccgttcacctgctcagtctgtgggaagggattcactcagtcatccagcttacagagtcatcagcgatttcacactggggagaggccgttcaactTAGACTGTGGGataggattcactcggtcatcacaactactggcacaccagtctgtTCACAGTGGGGACtggccgttgttatga
- the LOC132389174 gene encoding zinc finger protein 229-like, with product MAHQWVHTGEKPFTCSVCGKGFTQSSTLLVHQRVHSGEKPFTCSVCGKGFTQSSNLQRHQRVHTGEKPFTCSVCGKGFTQSFDLMAHQWVHTEEKPFPCSVCGKGFTQSSNLQRHQRVHTGEKLFTCSVCGKGFTQSSNLQRHQRVHTGERPFTCSVCGKSFTHLSNLWNHQRVHTGERPFTCSVCGQTFTNLFSLQRHQRVHTGERPFTCSVCGQTFTNLFSLQRHQRVRTGERPFTCSVCGKGFTESSTLLVHQQIHTGEKPFTCSVCGKGFTQSSNLLVHQQIHTGGKPFTCSVCGKGFTQSSTLLVHQRVHTGEKPFTCSVCGKGFTLSSTLLVHQRVHTGEKPFTCSVCGKGFTLSSTLLVHQRVHTGEKPFTCSVCEKGFSQSSALQAHQRVHTGEKPFTCSVCGKGFTRSFTLKSHQRIHTAEKQFTCSVCGKGFTQSSTLLAHQRVHTRERPFTC from the coding sequence atggctcaccagtgggttcacactggggagaagccgttcacctgctcagtctgtgggaaaggattcactcagtcatctaccctactggtacatcagcgagttcactctggggagaagcctttcacctgctcagtctgtggaaagggattcactcagtcatccaacctacagagacatcagcgagttcatactggggagaagccattcacctgctcagtctgtgggaagggattcactcagtcatttgacctaatggctcaccagtgggttcacactgaggagaagccattcccctgctcagtctgtgggaaaggattcactcagtcatccaacctacagagacatcagcgagttcacactggggagaagctgttcacctgctcagtctgtggaaagggattcactcagtcatccaacctacagagacatcagcgagttcacactggggagaggccattcacctgctcagtctgtgggaagagcttcactcatttatccaacctatggaatcatcagcgagttcacactggggagaggccgttcacctgctcagtctgtgggcagACATTCACTAATTTattcagcctacagagacatcagcgagttcacactggggagaggccgttcacctgctcagtctgtgggcagACATTCACTAATTTATtcagcctacagagacaccagcgagttcgcactggggagaggccgttcacctgctcagtctgtgggaaaggattcactgagtcatctacCCTCctggtacatcagcaaattcacactggggagaagccgttcacctgctcagtctgtgggaaaggattcactcagtcatctaacctcctggtacatcagcaaattcacactggggggaagccgttcacctgctcagtctgtgggaaaggattcactcagtcatctaccctactggtacatcagcgagttcacactggggagaagccgttcacctgctcagtctgtgggaaaggattcactctgtcatctaccctactggtacatcagcgagttcacactggggagaagccgttcacctgctcagtctgtgggaaaggattcactctgtcatctaccctactggtacatcagcgagttcacactggggagaagccgttcacctgctcagtctgtgagaagggattcagtcagtcatctgccctacaggcacatcagcgagttcacactggggagaagccgttcacctgctcagtctgtgggaagggattcactcggtcattcacCCTAAAgagtcatcagcgaattcacactgcggagaagcagttcacctgctcagtctgtgggaagggattcactcagtcatctaccctactggcacaccaacgagttcacactagagagaggccattcacctgctga